The following coding sequences lie in one Xanthomonas hyacinthi genomic window:
- a CDS encoding AI-2E family transporter — protein sequence MMLSPEAEIAQFLRRLKWAAVILGVLWVMALLAPILTPFVLALLLGWLGDPLVDRLERAGRSRNMAVTLVFVLMLLLLVLALLILVPMLERQIVTFIDVLPQARDWFTGTAIPWAEQKTGLQLMAWLDPERLIEWIRGHWQQAGGVAATFFGYLSRSGFAMVTWVVNLVLLPILTFYFLRDWDILVERVAATIPRNHVATVGRLARQSNEVLGAFIRGQFLVMLALGVIYAGGLSLVGLNLGLLIGIIAGLISFIPYLGATTGILLAVLAALVQAKGFDLQLMILVGVVFTVGQLLESYVLTPRIVGDKIGLHPVAVIFAVMAGGQLFGFLGMLLALPVAAVANVLLHYLHEQYRQSELYAGDKSAILLDGSAERAPLIELPPRGPEQP from the coding sequence ATGATGCTGTCCCCCGAAGCGGAAATCGCCCAGTTCCTGCGCCGCCTGAAATGGGCGGCGGTGATCCTGGGCGTGCTGTGGGTGATGGCGCTGCTGGCGCCGATTCTGACCCCGTTCGTGCTGGCGCTGCTGCTGGGCTGGCTCGGCGATCCGCTGGTCGATCGCCTGGAGCGCGCCGGCCGTTCGCGCAACATGGCGGTGACCCTGGTGTTCGTGCTGATGCTGTTGCTGCTGGTGCTGGCGCTGCTGATCCTGGTGCCGATGCTGGAGCGGCAGATCGTCACCTTCATCGACGTACTGCCGCAGGCGCGCGACTGGTTCACCGGCACCGCGATCCCGTGGGCCGAGCAGAAGACCGGGCTGCAGCTGATGGCCTGGCTGGATCCGGAACGGCTGATCGAATGGATCCGTGGCCACTGGCAGCAGGCCGGCGGCGTCGCCGCGACCTTCTTCGGCTACCTGTCGCGTTCGGGTTTCGCGATGGTCACCTGGGTGGTGAACCTGGTGCTGCTGCCGATCCTGACCTTCTACTTCCTGCGCGACTGGGACATCCTGGTCGAGCGCGTGGCCGCGACCATCCCGCGCAACCACGTCGCCACCGTCGGCCGCCTGGCGCGGCAGTCCAACGAGGTGCTGGGCGCGTTCATCCGCGGCCAGTTCCTGGTGATGCTGGCGCTGGGCGTGATCTACGCCGGCGGGCTGAGCCTGGTCGGGCTCAATCTCGGCCTGCTGATCGGCATCATCGCCGGCCTGATCAGCTTCATCCCGTACCTGGGCGCGACCACCGGCATCCTGCTCGCGGTGCTGGCCGCCCTGGTCCAGGCCAAGGGCTTCGACCTGCAACTGATGATCCTGGTCGGCGTGGTGTTCACCGTCGGCCAGCTGCTGGAAAGCTACGTGCTGACCCCGCGCATCGTCGGCGACAAGATCGGCCTGCACCCGGTGGCGGTGATCTTCGCGGTGATGGCCGGCGGCCAGTTGTTCGGCTTCCTCGGCATGCTGCTGGCGCTGCCGGTGGCGGCGGTGGCCAACGTGCTGCTGCACTACCTGCACGAACAGTACCGGCAGAGCGAGCTGTATGCCGGCGACAAGTCGGCGATCCTGCTCGACGGCAGCGCCGAGCGGGCGCCGTTGATCGAACTGCCGCCGCGTGGCCCCGAGCAGCCGTGA
- a CDS encoding HutD/Ves family protein yields the protein MPSRVIPANDYRRERWRNGLGWTREILRLLQPGSDDWLLRLSIAEIAQDAAFSSFPGIDRELVLLRGAGLRLRFDDGAVHLLEPPYARLRFAGERPLRGELLDGPTHDFNLMWHRDRLRTQLLHRPLVGPMLFFAEPGIGWVVHLLAGQARFDTDCGLPPLAAGDSAWLNANARQRFALSGGGELLAIRIEPLPTPAD from the coding sequence ATGCCTTCGCGGGTGATCCCCGCCAACGACTACCGCCGCGAGCGCTGGCGCAACGGACTGGGCTGGACCCGGGAGATCCTGCGCCTGCTGCAGCCCGGCAGCGACGACTGGCTGCTGCGCCTGTCGATCGCCGAGATCGCGCAGGACGCGGCCTTTTCCAGCTTCCCCGGCATCGACCGGGAACTGGTGCTGCTGCGCGGCGCCGGCCTGCGCCTGCGCTTCGACGACGGCGCGGTGCATCTGCTGGAGCCGCCCTATGCGCGGCTGCGCTTCGCCGGCGAGCGACCGCTGCGCGGCGAACTGCTCGACGGCCCCACCCACGACTTCAACCTGATGTGGCACCGCGATCGCCTGCGTACCCAACTGCTGCACCGGCCGCTGGTCGGGCCGATGCTGTTCTTCGCCGAGCCGGGAATCGGTTGGGTCGTTCATCTTCTGGCAGGGCAGGCGCGGTTCGATACGGACTGCGGATTGCCGCCGCTGGCCGCCGGCGACAGTGCCTGGTTGAACGCCAACGCCAGGCAGCGCTTCGCTTTGAGCGGTGGTGGCGAGTTGCTGGCGATCCGCATCGAACCGTTGCCGACGCCCGCCGACTGA
- a CDS encoding DUF2066 domain-containing protein, giving the protein MEPSMRRSLALLLSFALCLPAAAALAQADLRTEGDVAGAQSPYDAEVPVNSQSEADRNGAVARALGVVLGKISGDRAVMSRPGVTQALRNAKNFVDSYDYRQDQGTSPSGAPTFRTTLIARFRQSDVDGLAAALGLPLWPQPRPKPVLWLAIDDGSGPRLVGVQQSNAARSVLDRAIERGYRLGLPTGSAAEQALVGAIWRQDTAAVASASSRYSPPMQLIGKLYRGKSGGWTADWVFVDSGKALSSWSVSDADARRAMAAGADGAADALVKRYAKAASTGPAGVYRVLISGISSADDYLRASAALQNTSVVRRIVPIQASGDRLELDLDLLSGVSGLNRMLGADSPLQPVTLPVEGGPILLNTERTEYRLK; this is encoded by the coding sequence ATGGAACCTTCGATGCGCCGCAGCCTTGCCTTACTCCTGTCTTTCGCGCTGTGCCTGCCTGCCGCGGCCGCCCTGGCCCAGGCCGATCTGCGCACCGAAGGCGACGTCGCCGGCGCGCAGAGTCCCTACGATGCCGAGGTGCCGGTCAACAGCCAGAGCGAGGCCGACCGCAACGGCGCGGTGGCGCGCGCGCTGGGCGTGGTGCTCGGCAAGATCTCCGGCGACCGCGCGGTGATGTCGCGCCCGGGGGTGACCCAGGCGCTGCGCAACGCCAAGAACTTCGTCGACAGCTACGACTACCGGCAGGACCAGGGCACCTCGCCGAGCGGTGCGCCGACCTTCCGCACCACCTTGATCGCGCGTTTCCGGCAGAGCGACGTCGACGGCCTGGCTGCGGCGCTGGGCCTGCCGCTGTGGCCGCAGCCGCGGCCCAAGCCGGTGCTGTGGCTGGCGATCGACGACGGCAGCGGCCCGCGCCTGGTCGGCGTGCAGCAGTCCAATGCCGCGCGCAGCGTGCTGGACCGGGCGATCGAGCGCGGCTACCGGCTCGGCCTGCCCACCGGCAGCGCCGCCGAGCAGGCGCTGGTCGGCGCGATCTGGCGCCAGGACACCGCCGCGGTAGCCAGCGCCTCGTCGCGCTACAGCCCGCCGATGCAGCTGATCGGCAAGCTGTACCGCGGCAAGTCCGGCGGCTGGACCGCCGACTGGGTGTTCGTCGACAGCGGCAAGGCGTTGTCCAGCTGGTCGGTCAGCGACGCCGATGCGCGCCGGGCCATGGCCGCCGGCGCCGACGGCGCCGCCGATGCGCTGGTCAAGCGCTACGCCAAGGCCGCCAGCACCGGCCCGGCCGGCGTGTACCGGGTGCTGATCAGCGGCATCAGCAGCGCCGACGACTACCTGCGCGCGTCCGCGGCGCTGCAGAACACCTCGGTGGTGCGGCGCATCGTGCCGATCCAGGCCAGCGGCGACCGCCTGGAACTGGACCTGGATCTGCTCAGCGGCGTGTCCGGACTGAACCGCATGCTCGGCGCCGACAGTCCGCTGCAGCCGGTGACGCTGCCGGTCGAGGGCGGCCCGATCCTCCTCAATACCGAGCGCACGGAGTACCGGCTCAAATGA
- a CDS encoding aminoglycoside phosphotransferase family protein, producing MSSSTVLPDAQDLRAAQRLQWARVALGDAQATLQRASIDAGWRSYWRSHGAGASRVLMDSPPGLEDVRPWLRMHALLQRGGVRVPTILAQDAEAGLLLLEDLGGPTLAQTLDDASADAQFDAALGQLLRLQAIAPPPELGVFGEALLQRDAGLFEEWFLQRHLQLRLDAAEREALHAVQRQLMVNALAQPRVLVHRDFMPRNLMPVADGPAVLDFQDCVLGPVAYDPVSLFKDTTVNWPLARVDAWLARYHARALQAGITLPPRAQFLRDADWMGVQRHLKNLGIFARLNYRDGKAWYLDNVPRFIGYLDEVLPRHPELQPLAQLLQARIKPALAQRAAAGA from the coding sequence ATGAGTTCCAGCACCGTTCTTCCTGATGCCCAAGACTTGCGCGCTGCGCAGCGTCTGCAGTGGGCGCGCGTTGCGCTGGGCGACGCGCAGGCGACGCTGCAGCGCGCGTCGATCGATGCTGGCTGGCGCAGCTATTGGCGCAGCCACGGCGCAGGCGCCAGCCGCGTGCTGATGGATTCGCCGCCGGGCCTGGAGGACGTGCGCCCGTGGCTGCGCATGCACGCACTGCTGCAGCGAGGCGGCGTGCGCGTGCCGACGATCCTGGCGCAGGACGCGGAGGCCGGCTTGCTGCTGCTGGAAGACCTGGGCGGCCCGACCCTGGCGCAGACCCTGGACGACGCCTCGGCCGATGCGCAGTTCGACGCCGCGCTCGGGCAGCTGCTGCGGCTGCAGGCGATCGCGCCGCCGCCGGAGCTGGGCGTGTTCGGCGAGGCGCTGCTGCAGCGCGACGCCGGGTTGTTCGAGGAATGGTTCCTGCAGCGCCATCTGCAGCTGCGCCTGGACGCCGCCGAACGCGAGGCGCTGCACGCGGTGCAACGCCAGCTGATGGTCAACGCGCTGGCGCAGCCGCGGGTGCTGGTGCACCGCGACTTCATGCCGCGCAACCTGATGCCGGTGGCCGATGGACCGGCGGTGCTGGACTTCCAGGACTGCGTGCTCGGCCCGGTCGCCTACGATCCGGTCAGCCTGTTCAAGGACACCACCGTGAACTGGCCGCTGGCGCGGGTCGATGCGTGGCTGGCGCGCTACCACGCGCGCGCGCTGCAGGCCGGGATCACGCTGCCGCCGCGGGCGCAGTTCCTGCGCGACGCGGACTGGATGGGGGTGCAGCGGCACCTGAAGAACCTGGGCATCTTCGCGCGGCTGAACTACCGCGACGGCAAGGCCTGGTATTTGGACAACGTGCCGCGCTTCATCGGCTACCTCGACGAAGTGTTGCCGCGGCACCCGGAGCTGCAACCGCTGGCGCAGCTGCTGCAGGCGCGGATCAAGCCGGCGCTGGCGCAGCGCGCGGCAGCCGGCGCATGA
- the purM gene encoding phosphoribosylformylglycinamidine cyclo-ligase yields the protein MTYRDAGVDIDAGNAVVERIKPLVKRSFRPEVMGGLGGFGALFDLSGKYREPVLVSGTDGVGTKLKLAQQLGRHDSIGIDLVGMCVNDVLVQGAEPLFFLDYFATGKLDVETTVAVVGGIARGCELAGCALIGGETAEMPDMYPPGEYDLAGFTVGAVEKSQLLDGAKVRQGDVLIGIASSGPHSNGYSLIRRIYDRAGRPAELQLGGTSLADALMAPTALYVRPILSLLRGEHADGIHAMAHITGGGLTENIIRVIPDGLGLDIRASAWTLPPVFEWLQREGAVADSEMWRTFNCGIGFVLVAAPDQVAALQRSLDTLGLAHWQIGAVAAAGAGERVHIG from the coding sequence TTGACCTACCGCGACGCCGGCGTCGACATCGATGCCGGCAATGCCGTGGTCGAACGCATCAAACCCTTGGTCAAGCGCAGCTTCCGCCCCGAGGTGATGGGCGGGCTGGGCGGTTTCGGCGCGCTGTTCGACCTGTCCGGCAAGTACCGCGAGCCGGTGCTGGTGTCCGGCACCGACGGCGTCGGCACCAAGCTGAAGCTGGCGCAACAGCTGGGCCGGCACGACAGCATCGGCATCGACCTGGTCGGCATGTGCGTCAACGACGTGCTGGTGCAGGGCGCCGAGCCGCTGTTCTTCCTGGACTACTTCGCCACCGGCAAGCTCGACGTGGAGACCACCGTGGCGGTGGTCGGCGGCATCGCCCGCGGCTGCGAACTGGCCGGCTGCGCGCTGATCGGCGGCGAGACCGCGGAAATGCCCGACATGTATCCGCCGGGCGAGTACGACCTGGCCGGCTTCACCGTCGGCGCGGTGGAGAAGTCGCAGCTGCTCGACGGCGCCAAGGTGCGCCAGGGCGACGTGCTGATCGGCATCGCCTCCTCCGGTCCGCATTCCAACGGCTATTCGCTGATCCGCCGCATCTACGACCGCGCCGGGCGCCCGGCCGAGCTGCAGCTCGGCGGCACCAGCCTGGCCGATGCGCTGATGGCGCCGACCGCGCTGTACGTCAGGCCGATCCTGTCGCTGCTGCGCGGCGAGCACGCCGACGGCATCCACGCGATGGCGCACATCACCGGCGGCGGCCTGACCGAGAACATCATCCGCGTGATCCCCGACGGCCTGGGCCTGGACATCCGCGCCAGCGCCTGGACCCTGCCGCCGGTGTTCGAGTGGCTGCAGCGCGAAGGCGCGGTCGCCGACAGCGAGATGTGGCGCACCTTCAACTGCGGCATCGGCTTCGTGCTGGTGGCCGCGCCCGACCAGGTCGCCGCGCTGCAGCGCAGCCTGGACACACTGGGCCTGGCGCATTGGCAGATCGGCGCGGTGGCGGCGGCCGGCGCCGGCGAACGCGTGCACATCGGCTGA
- a CDS encoding ComEA family DNA-binding protein: protein MWRGMLSTPAGEAGEVPIQVTRSVAMQSFIVVLKSLVLALLLTGSALAADKVNINSAGAAEIDRVLLNVGASKAQAIVDYRQAHGPFKSVEDLALVKGIGLKTVERNHDRIEVGATKATTPTAARTAAAKPVERR from the coding sequence ATGTGGCGAGGGATGCTTTCGACACCGGCAGGAGAGGCCGGTGAAGTCCCCATCCAAGTCACAAGGAGTGTTGCCATGCAGTCTTTTATCGTGGTCCTGAAGTCTCTGGTCCTGGCCTTGCTGCTGACCGGTTCCGCGCTCGCCGCGGACAAGGTCAACATCAACTCCGCTGGCGCAGCGGAAATCGACCGGGTGTTGCTGAACGTGGGTGCCTCCAAGGCACAGGCGATCGTCGACTACCGACAGGCACACGGGCCCTTCAAAAGCGTCGAGGACCTGGCGCTGGTGAAGGGAATCGGACTCAAGACGGTCGAACGGAACCACGACCGGATCGAAGTGGGAGCCACGAAGGCGACCACGCCGACGGCAGCCAGGACGGCAGCCGCCAAGCCGGTGGAAAGGCGTTAA
- the hda gene encoding DnaA regulatory inactivator Hda: MSVPQLPLALRYPPEQRFDRYVGAPAGLLAQLQAVADGRDVDWIYLSGTAGTGKTHLALALCAAAEQAGRRAAYLPLQAAAGRLRDALEALEGRDQVALDGLEAIAGQREDEVALFDFHNRARSAGVTLLYTAQAMPDGLALTLPDLRSRLAQCTRIALSPLDDAGRAAVLRERAQRRGLVLEDAALDWLLTHAGRDLAGLVALLERLDRASLAAQRRVTVPFLRRVLEGPGLGIGDSGFGKS, translated from the coding sequence GTGAGCGTGCCGCAGCTGCCGTTGGCGTTGCGCTATCCGCCGGAACAGCGCTTCGACCGCTATGTCGGCGCGCCGGCCGGGCTGCTGGCGCAATTGCAGGCCGTCGCCGACGGCCGCGACGTGGACTGGATCTATCTGTCCGGCACCGCCGGCACCGGCAAGACCCACCTGGCGCTGGCGCTGTGCGCGGCGGCCGAGCAGGCCGGGCGCCGCGCCGCCTACCTGCCGCTGCAGGCCGCGGCCGGGCGCCTGCGCGATGCGCTGGAAGCGCTGGAAGGGCGCGACCAGGTTGCGCTGGACGGATTGGAAGCCATCGCCGGGCAGCGCGAGGACGAAGTGGCGCTGTTCGATTTCCACAACCGTGCGCGCAGCGCCGGGGTGACCCTGCTGTACACCGCGCAGGCGATGCCCGACGGGCTGGCGCTGACCCTGCCCGACCTGCGCTCGCGGTTGGCGCAATGCACGCGCATCGCGCTGTCGCCGCTGGACGATGCCGGCCGCGCCGCAGTGCTGCGCGAGCGCGCGCAACGCCGCGGCCTGGTGCTGGAGGACGCGGCGCTCGACTGGCTGCTGACCCATGCCGGCCGCGACCTGGCCGGCCTGGTCGCGCTGCTGGAACGGCTGGACCGCGCATCGCTGGCGGCGCAGCGGCGGGTCACGGTGCCGTTTTTGCGGCGGGTGTTGGAGGGGCCGGGATTGGGGATTGGGGATTCGGGATTCGGCAAAAGCTGA
- a CDS encoding GlsB/YeaQ/YmgE family stress response membrane protein, with protein MHNLFGSDGWLYVILVGFVVGLLARFLGPGGGRSGCLFTVLLGIAGALVAGWFGHYMGWYSRGEPAGFLGALLGAIALLALLRLFLGRR; from the coding sequence ATGCACAACCTGTTCGGCAGCGACGGCTGGCTGTACGTCATCCTGGTCGGATTCGTGGTCGGCCTGCTGGCGCGTTTCCTGGGTCCGGGCGGCGGCCGCTCCGGCTGCCTGTTCACCGTGCTGCTCGGCATCGCCGGCGCGCTGGTGGCGGGCTGGTTCGGCCACTACATGGGCTGGTACAGCCGCGGCGAGCCGGCCGGCTTCCTCGGTGCACTGCTCGGCGCCATCGCCCTGCTCGCGCTGCTGCGGCTGTTCCTCGGCAGGCGCTGA
- the murU gene encoding N-acetylmuramate alpha-1-phosphate uridylyltransferase MurU, producing MKALIFAAGVGERMRPLTERTPKPLLAVGGTPLIVWHLRKLAALGVREVVINTAWLAEQFPQALGDGSAFGLRIAYSYEGATPLETGGGMLHALPLLGPAPFLLVNGDIWTDFDFAHLAPEPAGLAQLVLVDPPAYAAHGDFALHADATLRSDGAPLLTYAGIGIYRPELLRDWQAAFATPVAEHATPPRFALPPILRAHMAAGRIHGLHHRGRWTDVGTPQRLAELELGIGNRKSGIGKS from the coding sequence ATGAAGGCGCTGATCTTCGCCGCCGGCGTCGGCGAGCGCATGCGCCCGCTGACCGAACGCACGCCCAAGCCGCTGCTGGCGGTGGGCGGCACGCCGCTGATCGTGTGGCACCTGCGCAAGCTCGCCGCGCTGGGCGTGCGCGAGGTGGTGATCAACACCGCGTGGCTGGCCGAGCAGTTCCCGCAGGCACTCGGCGACGGCAGCGCGTTCGGGTTGCGCATCGCCTATTCCTACGAAGGCGCCACGCCGCTGGAGACCGGCGGCGGCATGCTGCACGCGTTGCCGCTGCTCGGGCCGGCGCCATTCCTGCTGGTCAACGGCGACATCTGGACCGATTTCGATTTCGCGCATCTGGCGCCGGAGCCGGCCGGGCTGGCGCAGCTGGTGCTGGTCGATCCGCCGGCCTATGCGGCGCACGGCGATTTCGCGCTGCATGCCGACGCCACGCTGCGCAGCGATGGCGCGCCGCTGCTGACCTACGCCGGCATCGGCATCTATCGCCCGGAACTGCTGCGCGACTGGCAGGCGGCGTTCGCCACGCCCGTTGCAGAACACGCCACGCCGCCGCGCTTCGCGCTGCCGCCGATCCTGCGTGCGCACATGGCGGCCGGCCGCATCCATGGCCTGCACCATCGCGGCCGCTGGACCGACGTCGGCACGCCGCAGCGGCTGGCTGAACTGGAGTTGGGAATCGGGAATCGGAAATCGGGAATCGGGAAAAGCTGA
- a CDS encoding DUF2238 domain-containing protein encodes MAAAKRAWLALTLAVFAASWVHPLWPAEQALHSSLAVLGIAWLVWHDRRWPLRGAHFAAICAFISVHNIAAHWLYSNVPYDQWLRTAIGWSPNAAFGWQRNHTDRLIHLLFGLCLAPALREHARQRWPALTARQAFALATMAIMCASLLYEWLEWLIALLLSPEQAESYNGQQGDPWDAHMDMLLATLGCASAWPWRRASHPLPPPR; translated from the coding sequence ATGGCGGCGGCCAAGCGCGCCTGGCTGGCGCTGACCCTGGCGGTGTTCGCCGCCAGCTGGGTGCATCCGTTGTGGCCCGCGGAACAGGCACTGCACAGCTCGCTGGCGGTGCTGGGCATCGCCTGGCTGGTCTGGCACGACCGCCGCTGGCCGCTGCGCGGCGCGCACTTCGCCGCGATCTGCGCGTTCATCAGCGTGCACAACATCGCCGCGCACTGGCTGTATTCCAACGTGCCCTACGACCAGTGGCTGCGCACGGCGATCGGCTGGTCGCCGAATGCCGCGTTCGGCTGGCAGCGCAACCACACCGACCGCCTGATCCACCTGCTGTTCGGGCTGTGCTTGGCGCCGGCACTGCGCGAGCACGCGCGGCAGCGTTGGCCGGCGCTGACGGCGCGGCAGGCGTTCGCGCTGGCGACGATGGCGATCATGTGCGCCAGCCTGCTCTACGAATGGCTCGAATGGCTGATCGCGCTGCTGCTGTCGCCCGAGCAGGCCGAGTCCTACAACGGCCAGCAGGGCGATCCGTGGGACGCGCACATGGACATGCTGCTGGCCACGCTGGGCTGCGCGAGCGCCTGGCCGTGGCGCCGCGCCAGCCATCCCCTCCCACCGCCGCGCTAG
- a CDS encoding response regulator transcription factor, with the protein MDRNEQVASDNSRWLAKVVVVDDDAALRDRIRDYLALFNLQARDAENGAQLYAQLAADHYDAVLLNAGLSGGEGLNLCRQLRDRGGIAIVMMADQAEPVDRVIGLDLGADDYLTRPLDLRELVARLNAVLRRTRVAPAPASPQDGAWQVDAYRHQAVAPDGRAIPLSPGELRLMAVFLEQPGNVLSREDLRAAIGDSDGSVPQGGRGIDLQVSRLRQKLGDDPLVPQWIRTVRGKGYLFEPHRLGMPAAR; encoded by the coding sequence GTGGACCGGAACGAACAGGTGGCCTCGGACAACAGCAGGTGGTTGGCGAAAGTGGTGGTGGTGGACGACGACGCAGCCTTGCGCGACCGGATTCGCGATTATCTGGCGCTTTTCAACTTGCAGGCGCGCGATGCCGAAAACGGCGCGCAGCTGTATGCGCAGCTGGCGGCCGATCACTATGACGCGGTGCTGCTCAATGCCGGCCTCAGCGGCGGCGAAGGGCTGAACCTGTGCCGGCAGCTGCGCGACCGCGGCGGCATCGCGATCGTGATGATGGCCGACCAGGCCGAGCCGGTGGATCGCGTGATCGGTCTGGACCTGGGCGCGGACGACTACCTGACCCGGCCGCTGGACTTGCGCGAGCTGGTGGCGCGGCTCAACGCGGTGCTGCGGCGTACCCGTGTGGCGCCGGCGCCAGCGTCGCCGCAGGACGGGGCATGGCAGGTCGATGCCTATCGGCACCAGGCGGTGGCCCCGGATGGCCGCGCGATCCCGTTGTCGCCCGGCGAACTGCGGCTGATGGCGGTGTTCCTCGAGCAACCCGGCAACGTGCTCAGCCGCGAGGACCTGCGGGCGGCGATCGGCGACAGCGACGGCAGCGTTCCCCAGGGCGGTCGCGGCATCGACCTGCAGGTCTCGCGGCTGCGGCAGAAGCTGGGCGACGACCCGCTGGTGCCGCAATGGATCCGCACCGTACGTGGCAAGGGCTATCTGTTCGAGCCGCATCGGCTGGGGATGCCCGCCGCACGTTGA
- a CDS encoding M20 family metallopeptidase, translated as MDSAKIDRFLSEKWDDDIVPQLVDYIRIPNKSPMFDADWAAHGYMDAAVKLMARWARAQAIPGLQVEVVQLEGRTPLIYLEVPATGAETGADTVLLYGHLDKQPEMTGWDDDLGPWTPVLKGERLYGRGGADDGYALFGSLAAILALHDQGIAHARCVVLIEACEESGSYDLPAYVDHLAERIGKPSLVVCLDSGCGNYEQLWCTTSLRGLAGGNFSVKVLSEGVHSGDASGVVPSSFRVLRALLSRLEDEATGKIKVEDLYAEIPDERLAQAREVAAVLGDAVYGKFPFLPGMTPMHEDLTELVLNRTWRPALSVTGADGLPPLAAAGNVLRPQTAVKLSLRLPPTLDGKRAGELLKDVLLRDPPYGAQVALALEKSSSGWNAPAQSPWLTDAIEAASQAAFGKPAMYMGEGGSIPFMGMLGEKFPDAQFMITGVLGPHSNAHGPNEFLHIPMGKRVTACVSKVIAAHHAASVRGATTGSAAVAGGEQHGGHGCC; from the coding sequence ATGGACAGCGCCAAGATCGACCGTTTCTTGAGCGAGAAGTGGGACGACGACATCGTCCCGCAACTGGTCGATTACATCCGCATCCCCAACAAGTCGCCGATGTTCGATGCCGATTGGGCCGCCCACGGCTACATGGACGCTGCGGTGAAGCTGATGGCGCGCTGGGCGCGCGCGCAGGCGATCCCCGGCCTGCAGGTCGAGGTGGTGCAGTTGGAAGGACGCACGCCGCTGATCTATCTGGAAGTGCCGGCCACCGGCGCGGAGACCGGCGCGGACACGGTGCTGCTGTACGGGCACCTGGACAAGCAGCCGGAAATGACCGGCTGGGACGACGACCTGGGCCCGTGGACGCCGGTGCTCAAGGGCGAGCGCCTGTACGGCCGCGGCGGCGCCGACGACGGCTACGCGCTGTTCGGCTCGCTGGCCGCGATCCTGGCGCTGCACGACCAGGGCATCGCGCACGCGCGCTGCGTGGTGCTGATCGAGGCCTGCGAGGAATCGGGCAGCTACGACCTGCCCGCCTACGTCGACCACCTGGCCGAGCGCATCGGCAAGCCGTCGCTGGTGGTGTGCCTGGATTCGGGCTGCGGCAACTACGAGCAGCTGTGGTGCACCACCTCGCTGCGCGGCCTGGCCGGCGGCAACTTCAGCGTCAAGGTGCTCAGCGAAGGCGTGCATTCGGGCGATGCGTCGGGCGTGGTGCCGTCCAGCTTCCGCGTACTGCGCGCGCTGCTGTCGCGGCTGGAGGACGAGGCCACCGGCAAGATCAAGGTCGAGGACCTGTATGCGGAGATTCCGGACGAACGCCTGGCGCAGGCGCGCGAGGTCGCCGCGGTGCTCGGCGACGCGGTCTACGGCAAGTTCCCGTTCCTGCCGGGGATGACCCCGATGCACGAGGATCTGACCGAGTTGGTGCTCAACCGCACCTGGCGCCCGGCGCTGTCGGTGACCGGCGCCGACGGCCTGCCGCCGCTGGCCGCGGCCGGCAACGTGCTGCGCCCGCAGACCGCGGTGAAGCTGTCGCTGCGCCTGCCGCCGACGCTGGACGGCAAGCGCGCCGGCGAGCTGCTGAAGGACGTGCTGCTGCGCGATCCGCCGTATGGCGCGCAGGTGGCGCTGGCGCTGGAGAAATCGTCCTCGGGCTGGAATGCGCCGGCGCAGTCGCCGTGGCTGACCGATGCGATCGAGGCCGCCTCGCAGGCCGCGTTCGGCAAGCCGGCGATGTACATGGGCGAAGGCGGCTCGATCCCGTTCATGGGCATGCTCGGCGAGAAGTTCCCCGACGCCCAGTTCATGATCACCGGCGTGCTCGGCCCGCATTCCAACGCGCACGGGCCCAACGAGTTCCTGCATATCCCGATGGGCAAGCGGGTCACCGCCTGCGTGTCGAAGGTGATTGCCGCGCACCATGCGGCCAGCGTGCGCGGCGCAACCACCGGCAGCGCCGCGGTGGCCGGCGGCGAGCAGCACGGCGGGCACGGCTGCTGCTGA